Proteins from a genomic interval of Caulobacter rhizosphaerae:
- a CDS encoding branched-chain amino acid aminotransferase has product MSLVPFDDRDGWIWLDGQFVAWRDAKVHVLTHGLHYASSVFEGERMYGGEIFKLTEHTERLFKSAEILDFKIPYTVEQIDEACKATAAKNGLTDCYVRPIAWRGSEMIGVSAQQTRIHVAIAVWEWPSYFDPATKAKGIRLTWAKYDRPAPNTIPTAAKAAGLYMICTISKHAAEKDGYADAMMVDYRGYIAEATGANVFFVKDGVLHTPVPDCILNGITRQTVIQIAKARGIQVVERHIEKRELADFTECFIVGTAAEVTPVSEIGEFKFTPAALSLSLMDEYARLVRRELVAA; this is encoded by the coding sequence ATGTCTCTCGTTCCCTTCGATGATCGCGATGGTTGGATCTGGCTGGACGGCCAGTTCGTCGCCTGGCGGGACGCGAAGGTGCACGTATTGACCCACGGCCTGCATTACGCCTCGTCGGTGTTCGAAGGCGAGCGGATGTATGGCGGCGAGATCTTCAAGCTGACCGAGCATACCGAGCGCCTGTTCAAATCGGCCGAAATCCTCGATTTCAAGATCCCCTATACGGTGGAGCAGATCGACGAGGCGTGCAAGGCGACCGCGGCCAAGAACGGCCTGACCGACTGCTATGTCCGGCCGATCGCCTGGCGCGGCAGCGAGATGATCGGCGTCTCGGCTCAGCAGACCAGGATCCACGTGGCCATCGCCGTGTGGGAGTGGCCCAGCTACTTCGACCCGGCGACCAAGGCCAAGGGCATCCGCCTGACCTGGGCCAAGTACGACCGCCCGGCCCCGAACACCATCCCGACCGCCGCCAAGGCCGCCGGCCTCTACATGATCTGCACCATCTCCAAGCACGCCGCCGAGAAGGACGGTTATGCCGACGCGATGATGGTCGATTATCGCGGCTATATCGCCGAGGCGACCGGCGCCAACGTGTTCTTCGTCAAGGACGGCGTCCTGCACACGCCGGTCCCGGACTGCATCCTGAACGGCATCACCCGCCAGACGGTGATCCAGATCGCCAAGGCGCGTGGGATCCAGGTGGTCGAGCGCCATATCGAGAAGCGCGAGCTGGCCGACTTCACCGAGTGCTTCATCGTCGGCACCGCGGCGGAGGTCACCCCGGTGTCGGAGATCGGCGAGTTCAAGTTCACGCCGGCCGCCCTGTCGCTGTCGCTGATGGACGAATATGCGCGGCTGGTGCGGCGGGAGCTGGTGGCGGCTTAA
- a CDS encoding MarR family winged helix-turn-helix transcriptional regulator, which translates to MSGGSTDPRLILGEEQLDSGLELLLLAEAALWAAVDAALEGEGPGLGRSHWRAAFLLRRRPGIGVQDLSRLTSLSKQAASKTLADLQRLNLARKAAGDLDARRRPAELTPEGIAFEYRVAERLRTLLGRAYRTGGLDGVAGARRILAALAGPRQGVGLNRRDAL; encoded by the coding sequence ATGTCGGGCGGCTCGACCGACCCGCGCCTGATCCTCGGCGAGGAACAGCTGGACAGCGGGCTGGAGCTGCTGCTGCTGGCCGAGGCGGCCCTGTGGGCGGCTGTCGACGCAGCCCTGGAGGGCGAGGGTCCGGGCCTGGGCCGCTCGCACTGGCGCGCCGCCTTCCTGCTGCGCCGCCGCCCCGGCATCGGGGTGCAGGATCTTTCCAGGCTGACCAGCCTGTCCAAGCAGGCGGCCAGCAAGACCCTGGCGGACCTGCAGCGGCTGAACCTGGCCCGGAAGGCGGCCGGCGACCTGGACGCTCGCCGCCGGCCGGCCGAGCTGACCCCCGAGGGCATCGCCTTCGAATACCGGGTGGCCGAGCGCCTGCGCACCTTGCTGGGCCGCGCCTACCGCACCGGCGGTCTGGACGGGGTCGCGGGGGCGCGCCGGATCCTCGCGGCCCTGGCCGGACCGCGCCAGGGCGTCGGCCTCAATCGTCGAGACGCCCTATGA
- a CDS encoding response regulator translates to MTPEERADRHLLVVDDDDRIRTLLKEFLTRAGFRVSAAADAAHADRLTGSMDFDLLVLDVMMPGEDGFSFTRRLRARGGEAGQTPILMLTARDQTSDRIEGLTHGADDYLAKPFEPRELLLRIESILRRSAPKPAGPRAISLGDCAFEPERGELTRDGEPIRLTEAEVALLRRLARAAHAPVDRLELARDTVDATGRAVDVQVTRLRRKIEPDPKNPRYLQTVRGIGYRLAPD, encoded by the coding sequence ATGACGCCAGAAGAACGCGCGGACCGCCACCTGCTGGTCGTCGACGACGACGACCGCATCCGCACCCTGCTCAAGGAATTTTTGACCCGCGCCGGTTTCCGGGTCAGCGCCGCGGCCGACGCCGCCCACGCCGACCGGCTGACCGGCTCCATGGATTTCGACCTGCTGGTGCTGGACGTGATGATGCCGGGCGAGGACGGCTTTTCATTCACCAGGCGGCTACGGGCCCGGGGCGGCGAGGCCGGCCAGACGCCGATCCTGATGCTGACCGCCCGCGACCAGACCAGCGACCGGATCGAGGGCCTGACCCACGGGGCCGACGACTATCTGGCCAAGCCGTTCGAGCCGCGCGAGCTCCTGCTGCGCATCGAGTCGATCCTGCGCCGGTCAGCGCCCAAGCCGGCGGGTCCCCGCGCCATCAGCCTGGGCGATTGCGCCTTCGAGCCCGAGCGCGGCGAGCTGACCCGTGACGGTGAACCGATCCGCCTGACCGAAGCCGAGGTCGCCTTGCTGCGCCGCCTGGCCAGGGCGGCTCACGCCCCGGTCGACCGCCTGGAGCTGGCCCGCGATACGGTCGACGCCACCGGCCGCGCGGTCGACGTCCAGGTCACCCGCCTGCGCCGCAAGATCGAGCCCGACCCGAAGAACCCGCGCTATCTGCAGACGGTGCGCGGGATCGGCTACCGGCTGGCGCCGGATTGA